The Oscillospiraceae bacterium genome has a segment encoding these proteins:
- a CDS encoding DUF1275 domain-containing protein — MKRRPVPIHETGYICASLAMVSGFLETYTYLLKGGVFANAQTGNFALLGMAIAHGDVKKVFTYLIPMCFYVVGIAMTVTMPRLLDENKLLRWDTVFVALEIGLLFVVGCLPKSVPFTVSTVTVAFICAMQYNTFKRTNNMAFSSTFCTNNLRQLALHFLDYLRTKERQSLKNSLTYMMINGSFLLGAVIGTLCARWLGDRAVWVCCGVLVPVLLSLIFGKREVESELLAEERQELAVEERALEEEQRELQDEDK; from the coding sequence ATGAAAAGAAGACCGGTGCCTATTCACGAAACAGGCTATATCTGTGCCTCTCTGGCTATGGTCAGCGGCTTTTTGGAGACCTATACTTATTTATTAAAGGGTGGCGTGTTTGCCAACGCCCAAACCGGCAACTTTGCCCTGCTGGGTATGGCCATCGCCCACGGCGATGTGAAGAAGGTGTTTACCTACCTGATCCCCATGTGCTTTTATGTGGTCGGCATTGCCATGACGGTGACGATGCCCCGCCTGCTGGATGAGAACAAGCTGCTGCGGTGGGATACAGTGTTTGTGGCGCTGGAGATCGGCCTGCTGTTTGTGGTGGGCTGCCTGCCAAAATCGGTGCCCTTTACCGTGTCCACCGTAACGGTGGCCTTTATCTGCGCCATGCAGTACAATACGTTTAAGCGCACCAACAATATGGCGTTTTCCTCCACCTTTTGTACCAACAATCTGCGCCAGCTGGCGCTGCATTTTCTGGATTATCTGCGCACCAAGGAGCGCCAGAGCCTAAAGAACAGCCTTACCTATATGATGATCAACGGATCCTTTTTGCTGGGGGCAGTGATCGGTACCCTGTGCGCCCGCTGGCTGGGCGATCGGGCAGTGTGGGTGTGCTGCGGCGTTCTGGTGCCGGTGTTGCTGTCGCTGATCTTTGGCAAGCGGGAGGTAGAGAGCGAACTGCTGGCCGAGGAGCGGCAGGAGTTGGCCGTGGAAGAACGCGCTTTGGAAGAAGAGCAGCGGGAATTGCAGGACGAAGATAAGTGA
- a CDS encoding G5 domain-containing protein, protein MIYRSKSGGVKRWAKMLTTAVLAFVLAIVVFASTAFAGLLNEYNVDIVVDGVTTTVTTREEKPTEILTNANITLESTDKLDLSGFEAGKGGKIVLDRQHTVNVEVNHTITAYAVYADTVGDALTEAGMALHSADKVNYALSDPVTDGMVIRVNTAFTVTLTADGKTQSFAMVEGTVGDLLDLAKVQLGTNDYAEPSAATSLKAGMKIHVYRVSYKTVTETETLSYKTETKTDSKLTVGKTKVEQQGQNGSADVTYKVKLVNGKEKTRTEEKRVVTKKPVKKIVRTGTKAAGVKANGVKSRGGYSVGQSIRGRYTHYCACAVCNGNSRGITTSGRRIYNGMSNPHYVACNWLPLGSVISVNGTNYTVVDRGGSGLSSQGRIDIFTPEGHAACYRYGTGSCSIKIVRLGW, encoded by the coding sequence ATGATTTATCGATCCAAATCCGGTGGCGTAAAACGCTGGGCAAAGATGCTCACCACAGCTGTGCTGGCCTTTGTGCTGGCCATCGTTGTGTTCGCCTCCACTGCATTCGCTGGCCTGCTCAACGAATATAATGTGGATATTGTGGTAGATGGCGTGACCACCACCGTGACCACCAGAGAAGAGAAACCAACCGAGATCCTGACCAATGCAAACATTACGCTGGAGAGCACCGACAAGCTGGACCTTTCAGGCTTTGAAGCCGGCAAGGGCGGCAAGATCGTGCTGGACCGGCAGCATACTGTCAATGTGGAAGTGAACCACACCATCACCGCCTATGCCGTGTATGCGGATACCGTAGGCGACGCCCTTACAGAGGCGGGTATGGCGCTGCACAGCGCAGACAAGGTGAATTACGCCCTGTCCGATCCGGTAACGGACGGCATGGTCATCCGGGTAAATACTGCCTTTACCGTTACCCTGACGGCAGACGGCAAGACCCAGAGCTTTGCCATGGTGGAGGGCACCGTGGGTGACCTGCTGGACCTGGCCAAGGTACAGCTGGGTACGAATGATTATGCAGAACCTTCTGCCGCAACATCCCTTAAGGCAGGCATGAAGATTCATGTGTACCGGGTCAGCTACAAGACCGTCACCGAGACGGAGACCCTGTCCTATAAGACGGAGACCAAGACCGACAGCAAGCTCACTGTAGGCAAGACCAAAGTGGAGCAGCAAGGCCAGAACGGCTCCGCCGATGTGACCTATAAAGTGAAGCTGGTTAACGGCAAAGAAAAGACCCGCACGGAAGAGAAGCGGGTGGTTACCAAAAAGCCGGTGAAGAAGATTGTGCGCACCGGTACCAAAGCCGCCGGCGTAAAGGCAAACGGCGTAAAGTCCAGAGGCGGTTATTCCGTGGGCCAGAGCATCCGCGGTCGGTACACCCATTACTGTGCCTGCGCGGTATGCAACGGCAACTCCCGCGGCATCACCACCAGCGGCCGCCGCATTTATAACGGTATGTCCAATCCCCATTATGTGGCCTGCAACTGGCTGCCCCTGGGCTCCGTGATTTCCGTGAACGGCACCAACTACACCGTAGTGGACCGTGGCGGCAGCGGACTGTCCAGCCAGGGCAGAATTGATATTTTCACCCCGGAGGGGCACGCAGCCTGCTATCGCTACGGCACCGGCAGCTGCTCCATTAAGATCGTTCGTCTGGGTTGGTAA
- a CDS encoding VanW family protein: MKRICTCLLAAALVVGAFTGCAAKPAAGTDTTTKQETTTETTTVTTTENTKTTFRESYTSTIYPALHRKSGSGYSHELASYTTYYDAKNETRTANITASIRKLNNLVIPAGRTFSFNQTVGKRTVLAGYATAKVVQDGEFVDGLGGGVCQVSSTIFECILRANLQVVSRAPHSLEISYVPLGGDATVQWNTTDFQFKNTSGTDIRLQMTAKNGTLTCKVMGQKNVKPKDVKINIKKTGKQYVLTRTVGGKVNYTTYSTYAKPKKSQ; encoded by the coding sequence ATGAAACGCATTTGCACCTGCTTGCTGGCGGCAGCACTGGTGGTGGGCGCCTTTACCGGGTGCGCCGCCAAGCCCGCTGCCGGCACAGACACCACAACCAAACAGGAAACCACTACGGAAACCACCACCGTCACCACCACGGAGAACACCAAAACCACTTTCCGGGAGAGCTATACCTCTACCATTTATCCGGCGCTCCACCGCAAAAGCGGCAGCGGGTACAGCCATGAGCTAGCCAGCTACACCACTTACTACGACGCCAAGAACGAGACCCGCACTGCCAACATTACCGCCTCTATTCGCAAGCTGAACAATCTGGTAATCCCTGCGGGGCGCACCTTCAGCTTTAACCAAACGGTGGGCAAGCGCACGGTGCTGGCCGGGTACGCCACTGCCAAGGTGGTGCAGGACGGCGAGTTTGTAGACGGCCTGGGCGGCGGGGTATGCCAGGTGAGCAGCACCATTTTTGAGTGCATTCTCCGCGCCAATTTACAGGTGGTCAGCCGGGCGCCCCACTCGCTGGAGATTAGCTATGTACCCCTGGGCGGGGACGCTACCGTCCAGTGGAACACCACGGACTTTCAGTTTAAGAACACCAGCGGCACGGACATTCGGCTGCAAATGACCGCCAAGAACGGCACCCTCACCTGCAAGGTAATGGGGCAAAAGAATGTAAAGCCCAAGGATGTAAAGATCAACATTAAAAAAACCGGCAAGCAGTATGTACTCACCCGCACCGTCGGCGGCAAGGTGAATTACACCACCTATTCCACCTACGCCAAGCCCAAGAAAAGTCAGTGA
- the glmU gene encoding bifunctional UDP-N-acetylglucosamine diphosphorylase/glucosamine-1-phosphate N-acetyltransferase GlmU, translating to MKCAIILAGGKGTRMKADCPKVMCKVLMKPMIDYVVSAVKSAGCAAICVITGYRHTEVEDHLRNLDPTIETALQEPQLGTGHAVMCARDFIERHRGDDILVLNGDGPLLDEPTINGAYALHKSEGNAITLISALVEDTNGIGHIKRSADGKLQCIVEHKDATEEEKKINESNAGCYWFMGDKLLYALDRITNQNAQNEYYLTDSLSILLGAGNGANAYVVENSDVVLGANDRAQLHILNEILRHKIMHQWMVDGVDIPCTDGVMIADTVQIGTGTTILPGTILLGNTTIGKDCLIGPNTYIMDGTVGNGVTLDNVKLTDSTVEDGADAGPFVQIRGGSVLHTGVHIGDFVEVKNSTVGAGTKSAHLTYIGDSDVGAGVNFGCGTVTVNYDGKNKRRCKIGDGAFIGCNTNLVAPVEVGDRAYIAAGSTITDDIPGDALSIARARQVNKPGWVTVKKPYKEKK from the coding sequence ATGAAATGTGCAATTATTTTAGCCGGGGGCAAAGGCACCCGGATGAAGGCGGACTGCCCCAAAGTGATGTGCAAGGTGCTGATGAAGCCCATGATCGACTATGTGGTTTCTGCCGTAAAGAGCGCCGGGTGTGCGGCCATCTGCGTAATCACCGGCTACCGGCATACGGAGGTGGAGGACCACCTGCGAAATCTGGATCCAACCATTGAGACCGCCCTGCAAGAGCCCCAGCTGGGCACCGGCCACGCGGTCATGTGCGCCCGGGATTTTATTGAGCGCCACCGGGGAGACGATATTTTGGTTCTGAACGGCGACGGTCCGCTGCTGGACGAGCCTACCATTAACGGTGCCTACGCTTTGCACAAAAGCGAGGGCAACGCCATCACCCTCATCAGCGCCTTGGTGGAGGACACCAACGGGATCGGCCACATTAAGCGCAGCGCCGACGGTAAGCTCCAGTGCATTGTGGAGCACAAAGACGCCACCGAGGAAGAAAAAAAGATCAACGAGAGCAACGCCGGGTGCTACTGGTTTATGGGCGACAAGCTGCTGTACGCCCTGGATCGGATTACCAATCAAAACGCCCAGAATGAGTACTACCTGACCGACAGCCTTTCCATTCTGCTGGGCGCCGGCAACGGCGCCAACGCCTATGTAGTCGAGAACAGCGATGTGGTACTGGGTGCCAACGACCGCGCCCAGCTGCATATTCTCAACGAAATCCTGCGCCACAAGATCATGCACCAATGGATGGTAGACGGGGTGGACATTCCCTGCACCGACGGTGTGATGATCGCCGACACGGTACAGATCGGCACCGGCACCACCATTCTGCCCGGCACCATCCTGCTGGGGAACACCACCATCGGCAAGGACTGCCTGATCGGGCCGAACACCTATATTATGGACGGCACCGTGGGCAACGGGGTAACCCTGGACAATGTGAAGCTGACGGACAGTACCGTGGAGGACGGCGCGGACGCAGGCCCCTTTGTACAAATCCGGGGTGGCAGCGTGCTGCACACCGGTGTGCACATCGGCGACTTTGTGGAAGTGAAGAACAGTACCGTAGGCGCCGGCACCAAAAGCGCCCACCTGACCTACATTGGCGACAGCGATGTTGGGGCCGGGGTGAACTTTGGCTGCGGCACGGTAACGGTCAACTATGACGGCAAAAACAAGAGACGCTGCAAGATCGGCGACGGCGCCTTTATCGGTTGCAACACCAACCTGGTGGCACCGGTAGAAGTGGGCGACCGGGCATACATTGCCGCCGGTTCCACCATTACGGACGATATTCCCGGCGACGCCCTGTCCATTGCCCGTGCCCGCCAGGTAAACAAGCCCGGCTGGGTCACGGTGAAGAAGCCTTATAAAGAAAAGAAGTAA
- the ppdK gene encoding pyruvate, phosphate dikinase, translating to MAKKYCYLFSEGNANMRELLGGKGANLAEMTNIGLPVPQGFTITTEACTQYYEDGREINPEIMDEINQYIVKMEEITGKKFGDKQNPLLVSVRSGARASMPGMMDTILNLGLNEDVVDTIATQSGNPRWAWDCYRRFIQMYSDVVMEVGKKYFEELIDEMKTKKGVTQDVELDADDLKELASQFKAEYKAKIGEDFPTDPKEQLMGAIKAVFRSWDNPRANVYRRDNDIPYSWGTAVNVQSMAFGNMGDDCGTGVAFTRDPATGAKGLFGEFLTNAQGEDVVAGVRTPMHIQEMEQKFPEAFAQFTQVCQTLENHYRDMQDMEFTVEHGKLFMLQTRNGKRTAQAALKIACDLVDEGMRTEEEAVAMIDPRNLDTLLHPQFDAAAIKAATPAGKGLGASPGAACGKVVFTADDAVEWNERGEKVVLVRLETSPEDITGMKASQGILTVRGGMTSHAAVVARGMGTCCVSGCGDIVMDEANKQFTLAGKTYHEGDYISIDGSTGNIYDGIIATQDATISGDFGRIMGWADKFRVLKVRTNADTPADAKKARELGAEGIGLCRTEHMFFEEDRIAAFREMICSDTVEEREAALEKILPYQQGDFEKLYEALEGCPVTIRFLDPPLHEFVPTEEEDIEKLAKAQGKSVEQIKAIIASLHEFNPMMGHRGLRLAVTYPEIAKMQTKAVIRAAINVQKAHPDWTVAPEIMIPLSCDAKELKYVKDIVVATADAEIKAAGSDMKYEVGTMIEIPRAALTAGEIAKEAEFFCFGTNDLTQMTYGFSRDDAGKFLNAYYDAKIFENDPFAKLDRDGVGQLMQMAVKNGKATRPQLHCGICGEHGGDPSSVEFCHQIGLDYVSCSPFRVPIARLAAAQAAIAEKNA from the coding sequence ATGGCAAAAAAGTATTGCTACCTCTTCTCTGAGGGTAATGCAAACATGAGAGAACTTCTCGGCGGTAAGGGTGCTAACCTGGCCGAGATGACCAACATCGGCCTGCCGGTGCCCCAGGGCTTCACCATCACGACTGAGGCCTGCACCCAGTATTATGAGGACGGCCGCGAGATCAATCCTGAGATCATGGATGAGATCAACCAGTATATCGTAAAGATGGAAGAGATCACCGGCAAGAAGTTCGGTGACAAGCAGAATCCGCTGCTGGTATCCGTTCGCTCCGGCGCAAGAGCTTCCATGCCCGGCATGATGGACACCATCCTGAACCTGGGTCTGAACGAGGATGTTGTGGACACCATCGCTACCCAGTCCGGTAATCCCCGTTGGGCTTGGGACTGCTACAGAAGATTTATCCAGATGTATTCCGACGTGGTTATGGAAGTGGGTAAGAAGTACTTTGAGGAGCTCATCGATGAGATGAAGACCAAAAAGGGCGTTACCCAGGATGTGGAGCTGGACGCTGACGATCTGAAGGAGCTGGCTTCTCAGTTCAAGGCCGAGTACAAGGCCAAGATCGGCGAGGACTTCCCCACGGATCCTAAGGAGCAGCTGATGGGCGCCATCAAGGCTGTGTTCCGTTCTTGGGACAACCCCCGCGCAAATGTATATCGTCGTGACAACGACATTCCGTATTCTTGGGGTACTGCCGTTAACGTGCAGTCCATGGCCTTTGGTAACATGGGCGATGACTGCGGCACCGGCGTTGCCTTTACCCGTGACCCCGCTACCGGCGCCAAGGGCCTCTTCGGTGAGTTCCTGACCAACGCCCAGGGCGAGGACGTAGTGGCCGGTGTGCGTACACCTATGCACATTCAGGAGATGGAGCAGAAGTTCCCCGAGGCTTTTGCACAGTTCACCCAGGTTTGCCAGACTTTGGAGAACCATTACAGAGATATGCAGGACATGGAGTTCACCGTGGAGCACGGTAAGCTGTTCATGCTGCAGACCCGTAACGGTAAGCGTACCGCTCAGGCTGCTCTGAAGATCGCTTGCGATCTGGTAGACGAGGGCATGAGAACGGAAGAAGAAGCCGTTGCTATGATTGATCCCCGTAACCTGGACACCCTGCTGCACCCGCAGTTTGACGCTGCCGCCATTAAGGCTGCTACCCCGGCCGGTAAGGGCCTGGGCGCTTCTCCCGGCGCTGCTTGCGGTAAAGTTGTGTTCACCGCTGATGACGCTGTGGAGTGGAACGAGAGAGGCGAGAAGGTGGTTCTGGTTCGTCTGGAGACTTCTCCCGAGGACATCACCGGCATGAAGGCTTCTCAGGGCATCCTGACCGTTCGCGGCGGTATGACTTCTCACGCTGCCGTTGTTGCTCGTGGTATGGGTACCTGCTGCGTATCCGGCTGCGGCGACATTGTAATGGACGAGGCCAACAAGCAGTTCACTCTGGCAGGCAAGACCTATCACGAGGGCGACTACATCTCCATTGACGGTTCCACCGGTAATATTTATGACGGCATTATTGCGACCCAGGACGCAACCATTTCCGGCGACTTCGGTCGTATCATGGGCTGGGCCGATAAGTTCCGTGTACTGAAAGTACGCACCAACGCAGACACCCCTGCAGACGCTAAGAAGGCTCGTGAGCTGGGCGCTGAGGGTATCGGTCTGTGCCGTACCGAGCATATGTTCTTTGAGGAAGACAGAATTGCTGCTTTCCGTGAGATGATCTGCTCTGACACCGTTGAGGAGCGCGAGGCTGCTCTGGAGAAGATCCTGCCGTATCAGCAGGGCGACTTTGAGAAGCTGTATGAGGCGCTGGAGGGCTGCCCGGTAACCATCCGTTTCCTGGATCCCCCGCTGCATGAGTTCGTTCCCACTGAGGAAGAAGATATTGAGAAGCTGGCTAAGGCACAGGGCAAGAGCGTTGAGCAGATTAAGGCCATCATTGCTTCTCTGCATGAGTTCAACCCGATGATGGGTCACCGTGGCCTGCGTCTGGCTGTGACTTATCCTGAGATCGCTAAGATGCAGACCAAGGCCGTGATCCGCGCTGCCATCAATGTACAGAAGGCACATCCGGATTGGACCGTGGCTCCGGAGATCATGATCCCCCTGTCTTGCGATGCCAAGGAACTGAAGTATGTAAAGGACATCGTGGTTGCTACCGCTGATGCAGAAATCAAGGCTGCCGGCAGCGATATGAAGTATGAAGTGGGCACCATGATTGAGATCCCCCGCGCAGCTCTGACTGCCGGCGAGATCGCTAAGGAAGCAGAGTTCTTCTGCTTCGGCACCAACGACCTGACTCAGATGACCTACGGCTTCAGCCGTGATGACGCCGGTAAGTTCCTGAACGCTTACTATGACGCCAAGATCTTTGAGAACGATCCCTTCGCCAAGCTGGATCGTGACGGCGTTGGCCAGCTGATGCAGATGGCTGTGAAGAACGGTAAAGCTACCCGTCCCCAGCTGCACTGCGGTATCTGCGGTGAGCACGGCGGCGACCCCAGCTCCGTAGAGTTCTGCCACCAGATCGGTCTGGACTATGTGTCCTGCTCTCCGTTCCGTGTGCCGATCGCGCGTCTGGCCGCTGCACAGGCTGCTATCGCTGAGAAGAACGCATAA